A region of the Campylobacter subantarcticus LMG 24377 genome:
TGTTAAAGAATCCTTAGATTGAGCTCCTTGAAAAATCCCTGCCTGAGATAGACCATTGGATGAACTCATGCTAAATGCTTGTTGCATAAAACTCATAGCATAAAGCTCGGTTATGCCTTTTCCGCCTATGCTAGCAAGCTTACTAAGCTTATCCTCATCTATATCTTTTGTGCTATTAGCACTTTTAGTATTGGCATCTTCAAGTTTTGTATTCAAATTAGCCTTCCTATTGCTAACTTGCGACTCTACTGCCACGCGTGAATACGAATTTATTTGCATCCTTGCTCCTTTTTTGTGGGTTTATAAAAATCGTCTAAAAAAAATTAAAATTTACATTAAGAAATTTATAATTACAGCTTAAATATAATGCCAAATATTTATTGTATTTTTAAAATTTGGGTGATATAAATGTTTTTCAAAGATTTTTTCATTATCATTGTTGATCCATATTTTAAAGATATTATAGAAGGTATAGAATCTCTTTATTAAATTTATTTTATCTATAAAATTTTAAATAAAATAATTTTTAATAAGGAAAGCTATGTCGATACATAATTTTTACACTACACTAAATCCTACTACACTTTTTATAAAATACGCTTTGCCAAATATGGCTAGTATGGCTTTTATTTATCTTTATGTGATTATTGATGGAATTTTTGTTGGAAGATATTTAGGTTCAAATGCACTTGCTGCTATGAATTTAATGATGCCTTTTATCATGATAAGCTTTGCTCTAGCTGATATGATAGCCATAGGCTCATCAGTACAAATAGCAATCAATCTAGGAAAAGGAAAAATCGAAAAAGCAAGAGCTATTTTTTCTTTTTGTATAGTTCTTATTTTTGCAATTTCTTGTTTAATGGGAATTTTAGGATTTTTTCTAGCAAAAACATTAAGTGTTTTTATGGGAGCTAATGAGAATATTCAAAGTTTATCTACTGAATATATGCAAATTTTTGCCATTTTTGCTCCCTTTATTATGCTAGCTTTTGCTATGGATAATTATCTTAGGATTTGTGGAAAAACTTTTTATAGCATGATGGTTAATATCATTACTGCTTTGAGTAATATTTTTCTTGATTGGCTTTTTATAGTAGTTTTTGATTGGGGGCTTTTTTCAGCAGCTTTAGCAACTTGTATAGGGATGTTTTTAGGAAGCATTTTAGGGATATTACCTTTTGTTTTTAAAGATTTAACTTTAAAATTTAAAAAACCAATAATTAAACTACAAATACTAAAAAATATACTCTATAATGGCTCATCTGAATTTTTTTCTAATATTTCTAGCTCTTTTTATACCATCTTAGCTAATGCTTTCTTGCTTAAACTTTCTGGAAATACAGCTGTTGCAGCATTTTCTGTGATTTTATATCTTAGTACTTTTGTTTTCATGCTAGTTTTAGCCATGTGCGATGCTATGCAACCAGCCTTAAGCTATAACTATGGACACAAAAATATTACAAGAATTCAAGCTATTTTTAAAAGAATGTTTTTTGCTTCTTGGGGTGTAAGCACAATGGCATTTTTGTTTGTTTATTTATTCAACACTCTTATAGTAGATATTTTTAATAAAGATAACAATCAAGATTTTATCCATATAGCACAAAATGCCTTAATCTTTTTTTCTTTTTCATTTTTATTTTCTTGGTTTGGAAAACTCTGCGCTTCATTTTTCACAGCACTTGACAAACCCTTACTTTCTTTGGGGATTTCTATTGCTCAAAGTCTTATTTTTCCATTTTTATCCTTATTTATACTAACGCAATTTTTAGGAATTAACGGAGTTTGGCTAGCTACTTTAGTGGGGGATATTTGTATGATTTTTATTGCTTCATTTTTAGTATATAAAACTTTTAAAAAACCAAACTCTTAGCTAATTTCAAGCAAGAGTTTAGATCTTGCTCTTTGCATATATATAAATTTTTAAAATTACAAAGTTTTAAAGCCGTGCTTTGGCCTATAACTACAACTTTATCTTCTTTTTCTAATGTAAAAAACTTCAAAAATTGCTCTATGCTTGAAGGAGCACTAAAGATAAAAACACTAGGATGATGTATTTTTAGCTCATCTTTTTTAGGTTCTATAACTATATTTTCATAAACGATTAATTGTTTTAAAAAGATATTTTCTTTTAACAAATACTCATCAAGACCTGAGCTAATTTTTTTAGCTCTTAGATAAAGACATTTTTTATTTTGAAACTCAGATAAAAACTCACTAGCTAAATTTTTACCATAAGTCTTGCTGGGATATTTGACACTTTTAAAACCAAGCTCTTTTGCAAAATCAGCACTTTTTTGACCTACAGCATAAAGTTTAATATCAAAATCAATTTTGCTTTTACTTAACATTAATGCTTTTAGTGCATTCTTAGAGCTAATGATTAAACAATCAAATTCCTTTAAATTCGCTTCAAAATCAAGAAATTTAATTTCATTTAATCTTATAGTCTTAACACCATCGAATTCTTTATCTCCTATAAAATAAATCATTATTTTCCTATAAAAGTTTTATCAAAACTTGATCTTAAATTTAAAGTTGCTATATAAGAATCATTTGCTTGCATTATAGCTCTGACTACCGCAACCCCTTGAATATCACATCCTTGAAGCATATTTAAATTACTTTCACTAATCCCACCAATCGCTACCACAGGCAAAGTGCTAAGGCTTGCTATTTCTCTTAAGCCCTCTACTCCAAGCACAGTGCAATCTTGCTTACTCGGTGTAGCAAAAACAGCCCCTGCCCCAAGATAAGTCGCACCTTGAATATTATCAAGTTCGCTTTTATGATTGATCGTAAGTCCAATGATCTTATCTTCTCCTAAAAGCTCTCTAGCTCTTTTTAATGGCATATCTTTTTGACCTATATGCACTCCTTGTGCATTTACCCCCATAGCAATATCAATTCTGTCATTTATCACCAAAGGAGTGTTGTATTTTTCACACAGCACTTTAACCTTTAAAGCAAGATTGTAAAATTCTAAAGTGCTAAGATCTTTTTCTCTAAGTTGTAAAATATCAATTCTTGCTTTTAAAGAAGCTTCTAAAATATTCAAAAATTCCACTTCGCTTTTGGTGCCCTTGCTTGCAACTAGATAAATTTTAAATGAATTCATATTGTGCCTTATTTTTGATTTTTTCATCGTTTAAATTACTCAACGCATCGATTAAATTTATTCTAAAACTACCGCTTCCGTTTGAATTTTCTTGCGCTAGTTCACTAGCTATACCAAAACTCAACAAAGCATACAAACTCGCTTCAAATTTATCCTCCAAAATTCCAGCAAAAGCACCACATAAAGAACCACACATACAACCCGCACCTGTTATTTTTGCAGCCATAGACGATCCGTTATAAATTTTAGCAATTTTATCTTCACTGATAATATAATCCACCTTGCCAGTTACGGCTAAAATCCTTTTGGTTTTTTTAGCATATTCTCTTGCTTTTTCCAAAAACTCATCATGAATAATAAAAGTATTATCCACGCCCCTTGCTTTTCCATCTAAACCAATTACACTTGCCATTTCAGATGCGTTTGCTTTTATAATGCAAATACCTTTTAAACCAAGTAATTCATAATTAATTTGATCTCTTGCTTTACTTACACCTAAAGCAACCGGATCAAGCACTATACTTTTGTTTAAAGCAGCATATTCCTTAATCGCCTTTAACATGGAATTTGCAATAAGCTGATTAATAGTACCTGTATTTAAAACTAAAGCTGAACTTATCTTAGCAAAATCAGCTTGCTCTTCATAAAAATCCGCCATCGCAGCACTTGCACCAATGGCAATTGTTGCATTAGCGCAATCATTAACACTAACATAGTTTGTGATATGATGAATTAAAGGTTGCTTTTCTCTTAATGTTTGAATGATCATTTTATTCCTTTTCTAACATAAAAAAATGATTCGTTGGGCCACAACCCTTACCAAGTGATAATGAATGCAAAATTGCCCCATATATATATTCTTTAGCAAGTTTTACAGCTTCATGCTTTGTCTTACCTAAAGCAAGATTGCTAGCTATTGCTGAACTTAATGTACACCCTGTGCCATGTGTATTTTTTGTATCAATCTTTTCAGCTTTAAAAATATTAAACACCTCTCCATCATAAAAAACATCATTAGTGTTTTCTTTACTATGCCCACCTTTAATTAAAACACTTTTTGCACCTTCTTGGTGTAATTTTATAGCTGCTTTTTTCATATCATCTTCATTGTGAATTTTAAAGCCACATAAAAACTCAGCTTCAGGAATATTTGGAGTAAGCACATCCGCTAAAGGTAAAATCTCTTCTTTAAAGAATTGACAATTTTCCAAAGGCATTAACGCATAGCCATTTTTAGCAAACATAACAGGATCAATCACTACATTTTTAGCTTGAAAATGCAATAAATTTTCTTTCACGCAAGTGATGATTTCTTTGGAGCCGAGCATACCGACTTTCACAGCCATTGGTTCTATATCTTCATATACAGCTAGCATTTGTTCATTGATAATTGAAATGGGTATATCAAAAGATGAAATAACTCTTGCGGTATTTTCAGCTACCACACTTAAAATCACACTCATACCAAACAAATGGTGTGCACTAAAAGTTTTTAGATCAGCTTGCACTCCTGCTCCACCGCTACAATCACTTCCGGCTATCGTCAAAATAGGAATTTTAGTTTTAGTTTTTGCTTGTATCATTATTTATCCTTTTTTACTAAAAAGGAAAGTTTTTGCAAGAATTCAAAGTTTGCATTACCAAACTTCTCAAGGGTCGAAGTTAAACTTCCTCTCAGCAAAAGCTCCCCGCTTGTTAAAAATTATATCTTAGTTTTTATTAACCTTAAAAAACATTTTTAATTACTGCTATAATTTTAATAAAACTACACATTTTTTGAGGAAAAATTATGACTAAAATTATTTTTGTATGTTTAGGAAATATTTGTCGCTCCCCTATGGCTGAGTTTATTATGAAAGATCTTGTCAATAAAGCTAATTTAAATGATCGTTTTAGTATATGCAGTGCAGGAACTTCAGGTTATCACGATGGAGAAGATATGCATCATCAAACCAAAGCATTACTTCATAGTAAAAATATTAGCACTAAAGGATTTTACAGCCAAAAACTGAATTTGAAAATGTGCGAAGATAATGATCTAATTATTGTAATGGATAATTCTAATTATAATGATGTAGTTAAAAATTTTCCAGATTGTAAACATAAAATCCAAAAAATCACTTCTTATGCAAAAGATTTAGAGTATAATGAAGTGCCTGATCCTTGGTACAGCGGAGATTTTAACGAAACTTATATGATACTTTCTAAAGCTTGTGATGGTTTACTTTACTTTTTATATAAATAAATATTATTTATATAAAATTTATAATATATTTTAATTTTATGATATATAATTAATTTAAACTATTAATTTTATCAAAAAAAGGAGTTTATTTTAATGAAAAGTATTAAAATTAAAATTTCACTAATTGCAAACATTATTGCCATAGTGTGTCTAATAATACTTGGTGTTATTAGTTTTATTTTTACAAAGAAGGCCTTGAACCATGAAGTAGTAAAAGCTGAAACTAATTATGTAAAAACTGCAGAAAAATCAATGAGAGATTTTAAAAATTCAAATATACATTCTTTGGAAAAACTTTCTCAAGCTATCTTGAAATTTCCATATAGCGAGCTTAATACTCAAGAAAAACTTATGGATAATACAGGTAATTTACTAAAAACGATTAGAGATATGAATAATTATTTAGCTGTTTATATAGCTCAACCAAACGGCGAATTGATAGTAAGCGATCCAGATACTGATAGCAAGGGTTTAGATTATGGGATTTATGGAAAAGCAGATAATTACGATGCTACTACAAGAGAATTTTACATAGAATCTAGAAAGAAAAATGGATTATATATCACTGCGTCCTATATCGATGTAACAACAGGATTACCATGTTTTACCTACTCTATGCCATTAGTCAAAGATGGTAAATTCATAGGTATTTTGGCTATTGATGTTTTAGTAAAAGATTTGCAAAACAAATTTAACGAATTGCCAGGAAGAACTTTTGTATTTGACAAAGCTTATACCGTATTTGCATCAACTGATAAATCTTTAATTAGCGATAAACAAAATCCGGATATTATTACAGTTGCAAAGGCCTATGAAAAAGTTGGTAATTATAATATTTTTAACTACACTACAAAAAATGGTAATAGTAGGTTTGGTATTTGTGTTAATGTTGATGGTTATACAACTTGTGCGGGTGAAAATATAGAGGTTATTGAAACCCCAGCTTTAAAAATAGCTTATATTCAAACTACCATTGTTATTTTTACAAGCATAGCTAGTATCATTTTACTTTATTTCATCATCTCTTATTATCTATCACCTTTACAAGCAATCCAAAAAGGCATCAACTCCTTATTTGATTTTATCAATCATAAAACCAAAGATTCAGCTATGATTGATGTAAAAAGTAATGATGAACTTGGTGCTATGGCTAAAGCCATTAATGAAAACATCACTAAGACTAAAAATGCATTAGAACAAGATGCTAAAGCTGTAGAACAATCAGTAGATACAGCTAAAGAAATAGAAAGTGGCAATTTAATGGTGAGAATTACTGCAAATCCTGCTAATCCTCAACTTATAGAATTAAAAAATGTTTTAAATGATATGCTAAGCGTATTAGAACAAAAAGTAGGTTCTAATATGAATGAAATTAATAGAGTGTTTGATAGCTATAAAGCATTAGACTTTACCACTGAAGTTAAAAATGCTAAAGGCGGGGTTGAAGTAACTACAAATGTATTAGGTCAAGAAATTGTAGCTATGTTAAGACAATCCTCTGAATTTGCTTCTTTATTAGCAGATGAAAGTGGTAAATTACAAAGTGCAGTTAAAGACTTAACTGATTCTTCATCCTCTCAAGCTTCTTCTTTAGAAGAAACAGCAGCAGCGCTAGAAGAGATTACTTCTTCCATGCAAAATGTTTCGCATAAAACTAGTGAAGTAATTGCTCAAAGTGAAGAGATTAAAAATGTTACTTCTATTATTGGAGATATTGCAGATCAAATTAACCTACTTGCATTAAATGCTGCTATTGAAGCTGCAAGAGCTGGTGAGCATGGTAGAGGATTTGCTGTTGTTGCAGATGAAGTTAGAAATCTAGCTGAAAGAACTCAAAAGTCTTTGGGTGAGATTGAAGCTAATACTAATATCTTAGTTCAATCTATCAATGAAATGGGTGAAAGTATTAAAGAACAAACTACAGGTATTACTCAAATTAATGATGCAGTAGCTCAAATTGATCATGTAACTCAAGAAAATCTTAAAATAGCTAAAGATAGTGCAGTAATTTCTGATAATGTTAATAAGATAGCTAATGATATTTTAGAAGATGCTAGGAAGAAAAAATTTTAATTGATTGTTAGCAAGCCAACCCTTTAAGGGTTTGGCTTTTATTTTATATAAGTACTTAAACAAACCCCATCTACACTTAAGTCATAAGCATTTTTAAGGTTGTTTTCTAATTTATCCAATATTAATAAAATTTTAGAATCAAACATATAAAACTCAGCCATTTTTGAAGCTATTTTTGCAAGTGCTTGATCATTGATTAAAATATATTTAGCGCCCAAAGCATTAGAAAGCAAAACTTCTTCTTCATTTTTTACAAAAACAGCAAAATCGCATTTTTTTTCTTGCGCCAATTGGATTATTTTTTCATCATAATCAAAGCAATTCACAACCGTTTGATTTATCTCACCTTTAAAGCGTTTCATTTTTTCCATACTAATTAATGGGTGGCCAAAAATTAACATTTTTTTCCTTTAAGTATTCTTCAAAAGACAATAGTTTCTAAAACCTTGATTAAAAATCTGATACGTTTTTAAACCTTGCAATTCATCATAAATTTCACTACCTTTATAAAGCAAAAACAATGTTTTATCATCATAAAAACCACTTGCGATATTGATCAAAGGTTTCACATCCATCAAGGCTCTTGATGTGATCAAATCCACTCTAAAAGAAGAATGATTTTGTAATTTATCTTTGATAATATTCACATGATTTAAACCTAGTTCTGTTTTCACTACCCTTAAAAACGATGCTTTTTTAGGATTAGGCTCAAAAAGAAAAAATTCACTCTCTAAAAATATACAAGCTAAAAAAATAGCAGGAAACCCAGCCCCACTTCCCACATCAATGATTTTTTTTCTATTATTCAAATCGTGAAAATCTAAAATTTTCACACTATCAATGATATTTTCATCAATATTTTTAAAATGCATCAAATTATGTACAGCATTAAATTTTTCTAATAATTCTTTATATAGTGTGATTTTTTGAAAAAAATCATCTTTATGAGAAAAATTTTGTAAAAAATTTAATTGTTCTTCATATTGCTTCAATTTAAATGCCCCATTTGTGTATGTTTGATTTCTAAATAATCTTTATTAAAGCGATTTGCCTCTATTAAAATAGGCACTCTTAAATGTATCTTATCTTTTAATGATTCAAGTTTTTGGGGGTTATTTGTTAAAAGATTAATTTTACTAATACCGTAATACTTTAAAATAAATTCTACTATCTCATAACTACGCTCATCTGCCTTAAAACCCAACTGATGATTTGCTTCTATAGTATTAAAACCTTTATCTTGCAAAGCATAAGCATTGATTTTATTAAAAAGACCTATGCCTCTTCCTTCTTGTCTTAGATATATCACCATTCCACCGTGTTCTTGGATATAATTTAACGAGAATTCAAGTTGCTCCCCACAATCACATTTTAAACTACTTAAAACATCTCCCGTAAGACACTCTGAGTGAATTCTAACATTTACTTCCTTTTGAAATTCTCCTTTAAAAATACATAAATGCTCTTTATCTTCTTCTTTAAAACTTTGTATATAAAACTCCCCAAAACGCGTAGGAAGTTTTGCTATTTCAGAAATTTGAATCGTCATTATTTTACTTTACCTTTTTTATAAAAAATATGCTAGAATTTATGGAATTTTAACAAACAAAAAGGAAATTTATGTTTAAACGCTTTAGAAGATTAAGGCTAAATGAGAATATAAGAAGTTTAATAAAAGAAAATACTTTAAATTTAGATGATTTAATCTACCCTCTTTTTGTTGTAAATGGTACCAATATTAAAAATGAAATTGCATCTATGCCGGGCGTATTTCAAATGAGCTTGGATGAAATTTTAAAAGAATGTGAAGAGCTGATTAATCTTGGTATTAAAGCGATTATTTTATTTGGCGTGTTAGAAAGTTCTAAAAAAGATAGTTGTGGTAGTGATGCATTAAGCAATGATGGTTTGATTGCTACAAGTTTAAGAGCTATTAAGACAAAATTTCCTAATTTAGTGGTAATTACTGATCTTTGTTTTTGTGAATATACCGATCATGGTCATTGTGGTATCATAGATCCAAAAAGCAAAAGCGTAGATAATGATTTAACTTTAGAAATTTCAGCTAAACAAGCTCTAATTCATGCAAAAAACGGAACAGATATGATAGCACCAAGTGGCATGATGGATGGGATTATTCAAACCTTAAGAAAAACTCTAGATGAAAATAGTTTTGAAAATCTTCCTATCATGGCTTATTCAACCAAATTTGCTTCAGCTTACTATGGTCCTTTTAGAGATGTAGCAGATTCTGCTCCAAGTTATGGAGATAGAAAAACTTATCAAATGGATTTTGCTAATGGCAAAGAAGCTTTGTGCGAAAGCTTAGAAGATGAAAAACAAGGTGCTGATATTTTGATGGTAAAACCTGCACTGGCTTATTTAGATGTGATTAAAGACATTGTAAATCACTCTAAACTTCCACTTTGCGTATATAATGTAAGCGGTGAATATGCCTTATTAAAAGCAGGTCAAAAAGCTGGTGTGATTGATTATGAAAAAATAGTCCTTGAAACCATGCTTGCTTTTAAAAGAGCTGGAGCCAAACTTATCATAACTTACCATGCAAAAGAGATCGCGCAATTATTAAATCACAAGGAGTAAGATTGAATAGTCTAGATAAAAAAAGCTCCGAAGATATCATCAATGAGCTTTCTAATTACTTAGGTATAGAAAAACATAATCAAACTATATTTCATCTCACCCATATTAATGAAAAAGAAAAAAAACTCAGTTTAAAAAACGGTCATGAACTAGCACATGAACCATGGTTTATTGTAGATAAAAACGACGAAGTAAAAACGATGTTTTCTGTAAAAACTTTAATCGAATTTTTGCAAAATGCAAAAGAAATACAAAAAAATAACTTTGAACTGAAATTAGAGAAAGCCATTTATCAACAAATTCCAATTGATTTTAATGATGTATGGACAGTTGCAATGGATGAAATAAAGCATCAAGTCGCTAAGGGCATAAAAGAAGTAAATATTGACTTAGATCAGCTTGTTAGTAACATTCACATTCAACATCCAAATTTATTTATTGACATGAAAAAAATGATAGAAAAGGTAAAACCCAATGAAAGATTATAAAAGCTTTGTCAAATACTCCAAAGCAGGACCAAGATATACTTCTTATCCTACTGCGGTAGAATTTAACACTCAGTTTAAATATGAAGATTATATTGAAATTTTCAAACAACAAAAAGCACAATTATCTTTATATTTTCATTTGCCTTTTTGCAGAAGTGCATGTTATTTTTGTGGTTGTAATGTAATCTATACCGCTAAAGAAGAAAGCAAAGAAAGATATTTAGGTTATCTTTTTAAAGAACTCGAACTCTTAGCTAACATCATCAACACTCAAAGAGAAGTCACACAAATGCATTTTGGTGGTGGCACCCCTACATTTTTTTCTGCTAAGCAACTTGAAAGTTTGATTTTAAAAATCAAAAGTATTTTTCCAAATTTTACTCAAGATAGCGAAATAAGCTGTGAAATTGATCCAAGGTTTTTAAATGAAGAACAAGCCGATGTTTTAATCCAAAATGGATTTAATCGCATTAGCTTTGGCGTACAAGATTTCGATGAAAAAGTACAAAAAGAAATTCATAGAATTCAGCCTTTTGAGCTTACCAAAAACGCAGTAGATATGGTTAGAAAAAAAGGCATTAGCTCGGTAAATATGGATTTGATCTATGGTTTGCCATATCAAAGCTTAGAAAGCTTTAAACAAACTTTGGAAAAAGCATTGCTAATCAATCCTGATCGCTTTGCTATTTTTAACTATGCACATGTACCATGGCTTAAAAAAAATATGAGAAAATTTGATGAAAACACCCTACCTAGTCCTGACATAAAACTTCAAATTTTAGAATACTGTGAAAATTTTTTAACCCACAACGGTTACAAAATGATAGGAATGGATCATTTTGCAAAACCAGAAGATGAACTTTTTAAAGCGTTAGAAAATGGCAGTCTACATAGAAATTTTCAAGGCTATACTACTAAAGGTGGAACAGATTTAATTGGCATTGGTTTGACAAGTATTGGTGAGGGAAAAAGACACTATATGCAAAATTTCAAAGATATGCCAAGCTATGAAAAGGCCATTGATGAGGGCAAATTGCCTTGTGAAAAAGGCATTATGCTAGATGATGATGATGAACTAAGAAAAGCCGTGATTATGGAACTTATGAGTAATTTCTCGCTTAACATTGAAAAAATAGAGCAAAGATTTAAGATTGACTTTTTTGAATACTTTCAACAAGATCTAGAAGAATTAAGCAAATTAAATGAATTTATGACTATTGATAAAAACCATATCAAAGTCAATGAAACAGGAGTACTTTTGATCCGTAATATTGCAATGTGTTTTGATAAATATCTCAAACGCATTAGTGAAGATAAAAAAGTATTTTCCAAGACGGTTTAATATGTTAAACGTTGATGAAATCACAAACGCATGTGTAAAATGTGGCAAATGCATACCAACATGTACCATACATGAGATAAATCGCGATGAGAGTACTTCTCCTCGTGGCTTTTTAGATCTCATAAGTGCTTATAAAAACCAAGAATTAGAACTTGATCGTGATCTTAAAACAATTTTTGAATCATGTTTTTTATGCACCAATTGCGTTGAAGCTTGCCCAAGCCACTTAAGAGTTGATAGCGCTATTGAAAAAACTCGCTATGATATAGCACAAAAATTTGGCATTGCATGGTATAAAAAACTTGCCTTTTTCTTTTTAAGATATAGACAAGTGTTAAATATTTTAGCAAGATTGGGCTATGTTTTTCAAAGTTGCGCATTTAGCACTAAAAATAACAACCAAGGTATGAAAGCAAAATTAAACTTACCTTTAATCAAAAAAGGACGCTTGCTTCCATCTTTGAGTAAAAAAAGTTTTTTAAGCTCTAACCCTGATTTTATTAATAATCAAGGGGAAAAATCTATAGGGATTTTTATAGGGTGCTTGTCTAATTATTCTTATACAAGTACTGGATTTGCTTTGCTTGAAATTTGCAAGCATCTTAAGATCAATGTAGATTTATTAAAAGAACAATCATGTTGTGGAGCTCCTCACTACTTTACAGGAGATTTTAAAAGCGTAGAACATCTAGCTAAAAAAAATATTGTATATTTTGAAGAAAAACTCAAAACACTTGATTATATCATCATCCCTGAAGCAACCTGCTCTGCAATGATCAATATAGACTATGAACATTTTTTTCATATGCAAGGTGATCAAGAATGGACAATAAGAGCAAAAAACATCTCCCATAAAATACTTCTTACGACTAAGTATTTATACGAGCATACGAATTTAGAACAACTTTTAAAAACTAAAAACAAAGCCAATATCAGTATCAGCTATCATGATCCTTGTCATGCAAAAAAAATGCAAGGAATTTACAAAGAACCAAGAAATCTATTAAAACAAAACTATCAT
Encoded here:
- a CDS encoding low molecular weight protein-tyrosine-phosphatase, giving the protein MTKIIFVCLGNICRSPMAEFIMKDLVNKANLNDRFSICSAGTSGYHDGEDMHHQTKALLHSKNISTKGFYSQKLNLKMCEDNDLIIVMDNSNYNDVVKNFPDCKHKIQKITSYAKDLEYNEVPDPWYSGDFNETYMILSKACDGLLYFLYK
- a CDS encoding uroporphyrinogen-III synthase, with amino-acid sequence MMIYFIGDKEFDGVKTIRLNEIKFLDFEANLKEFDCLIISSKNALKALMLSKSKIDFDIKLYAVGQKSADFAKELGFKSVKYPSKTYGKNLASEFLSEFQNKKCLYLRAKKISSGLDEYLLKENIFLKQLIVYENIVIEPKKDELKIHHPSVFIFSAPSSIEQFLKFFTLEKEDKVVVIGQSTALKLCNFKNLYICKEQDLNSCLKLAKSLVF
- the thiD gene encoding bifunctional hydroxymethylpyrimidine kinase/phosphomethylpyrimidine kinase is translated as MQAKTKTKIPILTIAGSDCSGGAGVQADLKTFSAHHLFGMSVILSVVAENTARVISSFDIPISIINEQMLAVYEDIEPMAVKVGMLGSKEIITCVKENLLHFQAKNVVIDPVMFAKNGYALMPLENCQFFKEEILPLADVLTPNIPEAEFLCGFKIHNEDDMKKAAIKLHQEGAKSVLIKGGHSKENTNDVFYDGEVFNIFKAEKIDTKNTHGTGCTLSSAIASNLALGKTKHEAVKLAKEYIYGAILHSLSLGKGCGPTNHFFMLEKE
- a CDS encoding MATE family efflux transporter, yielding MHNFYTTLNPTTLFIKYALPNMASMAFIYLYVIIDGIFVGRYLGSNALAAMNLMMPFIMISFALADMIAIGSSVQIAINLGKGKIEKARAIFSFCIVLIFAISCLMGILGFFLAKTLSVFMGANENIQSLSTEYMQIFAIFAPFIMLAFAMDNYLRICGKTFYSMMVNIITALSNIFLDWLFIVVFDWGLFSAALATCIGMFLGSILGILPFVFKDLTLKFKKPIIKLQILKNILYNGSSEFFSNISSSFYTILANAFLLKLSGNTAVAAFSVILYLSTFVFMLVLAMCDAMQPALSYNYGHKNITRIQAIFKRMFFASWGVSTMAFLFVYLFNTLIVDIFNKDNNQDFIHIAQNALIFFSFSFLFSWFGKLCASFFTALDKPLLSLGISIAQSLIFPFLSLFILTQFLGINGVWLATLVGDICMIFIASFLVYKTFKKPNS
- the rsmG gene encoding 16S rRNA (guanine(527)-N(7))-methyltransferase RsmG, which produces MKQYEEQLNFLQNFSHKDDFFQKITLYKELLEKFNAVHNLMHFKNIDENIIDSVKILDFHDLNNRKKIIDVGSGAGFPAIFLACIFLESEFFLFEPNPKKASFLRVVKTELGLNHVNIIKDKLQNHSSFRVDLITSRALMDVKPLINIASGFYDDKTLFLLYKGSEIYDELQGLKTYQIFNQGFRNYCLLKNT
- a CDS encoding DUF2603 domain-containing protein, giving the protein MNSLDKKSSEDIINELSNYLGIEKHNQTIFHLTHINEKEKKLSLKNGHELAHEPWFIVDKNDEVKTMFSVKTLIEFLQNAKEIQKNNFELKLEKAIYQQIPIDFNDVWTVAMDEIKHQVAKGIKEVNIDLDQLVSNIHIQHPNLFIDMKKMIEKVKPNERL
- the thiM gene encoding hydroxyethylthiazole kinase — its product is MIIQTLREKQPLIHHITNYVSVNDCANATIAIGASAAMADFYEEQADFAKISSALVLNTGTINQLIANSMLKAIKEYAALNKSIVLDPVALGVSKARDQINYELLGLKGICIIKANASEMASVIGLDGKARGVDNTFIIHDEFLEKAREYAKKTKRILAVTGKVDYIISEDKIAKIYNGSSMAAKITGAGCMCGSLCGAFAGILEDKFEASLYALLSFGIASELAQENSNGSGSFRINLIDALSNLNDEKIKNKAQYEFI
- the ribA gene encoding GTP cyclohydrolase II, with the protein product MTIQISEIAKLPTRFGEFYIQSFKEEDKEHLCIFKGEFQKEVNVRIHSECLTGDVLSSLKCDCGEQLEFSLNYIQEHGGMVIYLRQEGRGIGLFNKINAYALQDKGFNTIEANHQLGFKADERSYEIVEFILKYYGISKINLLTNNPQKLESLKDKIHLRVPILIEANRFNKDYLEIKHTQMGHLN
- the thiE gene encoding thiamine phosphate synthase, giving the protein MNSFKIYLVASKGTKSEVEFLNILEASLKARIDILQLREKDLSTLEFYNLALKVKVLCEKYNTPLVINDRIDIAMGVNAQGVHIGQKDMPLKRARELLGEDKIIGLTINHKSELDNIQGATYLGAGAVFATPSKQDCTVLGVEGLREIASLSTLPVVAIGGISESNLNMLQGCDIQGVAVVRAIMQANDSYIATLNLRSSFDKTFIGK
- the hemB gene encoding porphobilinogen synthase → MFKRFRRLRLNENIRSLIKENTLNLDDLIYPLFVVNGTNIKNEIASMPGVFQMSLDEILKECEELINLGIKAIILFGVLESSKKDSCGSDALSNDGLIATSLRAIKTKFPNLVVITDLCFCEYTDHGHCGIIDPKSKSVDNDLTLEISAKQALIHAKNGTDMIAPSGMMDGIIQTLRKTLDENSFENLPIMAYSTKFASAYYGPFRDVADSAPSYGDRKTYQMDFANGKEALCESLEDEKQGADILMVKPALAYLDVIKDIVNHSKLPLCVYNVSGEYALLKAGQKAGVIDYEKIVLETMLAFKRAGAKLIITYHAKEIAQLLNHKE